One genomic segment of Centroberyx gerrardi isolate f3 chromosome 4, fCenGer3.hap1.cur.20231027, whole genome shotgun sequence includes these proteins:
- the LOC139928257 gene encoding fibulin-7-like, with protein MKAVGVVMVMVCLHHLSSSSAQDCPSNQELRTSLRQVEKMLAAHEASYQQSLRSLRKKLSALQNGTMGAGKTARNVSCPRPELPAHGRRLGRVFAVGHEIHFLCKPGYELIGPRTRVCLDSLRWSGQQPMCRVFNNTSNSLPSFSAAAPSSSSSSSPSSSSLSSPSSSSSSFSSPLSSSSSSSSSSSSSSSPSSSSVRPSHCTHFLGSTRCTCDVGFTISGRDNNICTDIDECQLFPLGQPGRLCVHQCVNTPGSFHCLCPAGYDLARDARSCKDIDECESRMHNCSGDQVCVNTYGGFQCVAVECPRTKNATYIKTSPMRCERNPCMSGDAACSQAPNSISFHFLSAVSNMSAPRVLFRVSAARALGDTLRFGLAGGRGRGHFSVQRSGRQTGTLLLVTPVRGPATLEAEVEMSELERHALLGRYLTKVTMFVSPYAF; from the exons ATGAAGGCTGTTGGCGTCGTCATGGTGATGGTGTGTCTtcatcacctctcctcttcctcggctCAG GACTGTCCGTCCAATCAGGAGCTGCGGACCTCTCTGCGGCAGGTGGAGAAGATGCTGGCGGCTCATGAAGCGTCCTATCAGCAGAGCCTGCGCTCACTCAGGAAGAAGCTGAGCGCTCTGCAGAACGGCACCATGGGAGCCGGCAAGACCGCCAGGAACG tcTCCTGTCCCAGACCGGAGCTGCCGGCTCACGGACGCAGACTGGGGCGGGTCTTCGCCGTCGGACACGAGATCCACTTCCTGTGCAAGCCGGGCTACGAGCTGATCGGCCCGCGGACCCGGGTCTGTCTGGACTCTCTGAGGTGGAGCGGACAGCAGCCCATGTGCCGAG TCTTCAACAACACCAGCAACTCCCTGCCCtccttctctgctgctgctccttcatcctcctcttcctcctctc cttcctcctcatctctctcatcaccttcatcttcctcctcctccttttcctctcctctgtcttcctcctcttcctcttcctcctcctcctcctcctcttcctccccctcctcctcctccgtccgtCCGTCTCACTGTACTCACTTCCTGGGTTCGACCCGCTGCACCTGTGATGTTGGTTTCACCATATCAGGCCGCGACAACAACATCTGCACAG ACATCGATGAGTGTCAGTTGTTCCCTCTGGGCCAGCCGGGCCGGCTGTGTGTCCATCAGTGTGTGAACACGCCCGGCAGCTTCCACTGCCTCTGCCCCGCCGGCTACGACCTCGCCCGGGACGCCCGCAGctgcaaag ACATCGACGAGTGTGAAAGCCGGATGCACAACTGCAGCGGGGATCAGGTGTGTGTGAACACGTACGGAGGCTTCCAGTGCGTGGCGGTGGAGTGTCCGCGCACCAAGAACGCCACGTACATCAAGACGTCACCGAT GCGCTGTGAGAGGAACCCCTGCATGTCGGGCGACGCGGCGTGCAGCCAGGCGCCCAACTCCATCTCCTTCCACTTCCTGTCCGCCGTGTCCAACATGTCCGCCCCCCGCGTGCTGTTCCGGGTGTCGGCGGCCCGGGCGCTGGGCGACACGCTGCGCTTCGGCctggcgggggggcgggggcggggccaCTTCAGCGTGCAGCGCTCCGGCCGGCAGACCGGCACGCTGCTGCTGGTGACGCCCGTCCGGGGCCCGGCCACGCTGGAGGCCGAGGTGGAGATGAGCGAGCTGGAGCGCCACGCGCTGCTGGGACGCTACCTCACCAAGGTCACCATGTTCGTCTCCCCGTACGCTTTctag